CAGTCTCGGGGTTCTCGGCGTGGTCTCTCAGGTCACCCTGGCCCTGCAGCCGCTGTTCAAGCGGTCGTTGACGTTCGTGACGCGCGACGACTCGGACTTCGCGGACCAGGTGGCCGCCTGGGGCCGCCTCCACGAGTTCGGCGACATGGCGTGGCTGCCGCAGCAGCGCAAGGTCCTCTACCGCGAGGACGACCGCGTCGACGTCTCGTCGCCGGGCGACGGCCTCTGGGACTCGCTCCTTGGCCGCTCCATTCCCACGCGGCTGCTCGTCAATGGCAGAGCCGCCGAGGAGCGGCTGCAGGAGGGCAGCACCAACGACACCGCTCTGTGCGCCGCGGGGCGGCTGCAGGCGGACTCGCTGGAGCGGCAGGCCTACGGCTTCAAGAACGACGGCCTCAACTTCACCGGGTACCCGGTGGTGGGGTACCAGCACCGCATCCAGGCGTCCGGCGCGTGCATCAACAGCCCGGAGGACGGCCTCAACACCAGCTGCCCCTGGGACCCGCGCGTCCGGGGCTCCTTCTCCCAGAacaccgacttcagcatcgcgcTCTCCAAGGCGCCGGCGTTCGTGGCGGAGATGCAGCGGCTCCGGGACCTCAGCCCGGACACGTTCTGCGCCGGCATCGACACCAGGTTCGGCGTGCTCATCCGCTACGTCAAGGCGTCCTCCGCCTACCTGGGCAAGCCCGAGGACTCCGTTGACTTCGACATAGTCTCCTACCGGAGCCGCACCGACGGCATGCCGCGCGCGCACGCCGACGTGGTGGACGAGATCGAGCAGATGGCGCTGCACAAGTACGGCGGCCTCCCGCACTGGGGGAAGAACCGCAACTTCGCCTTCGACGGCGCCATCGCGAAATACCCGAAAGCTGATGAATTCCTCAGGGTGAAGGACAGGTACGACCCCGACGGGCTCTTCTCCAGCGAGTGGAGCGACCAGGTGCTCGGCATCAATGGGAGCCCCAACATCGTCAAGGAGGGCTGCGGCGTGGAAGGGTTGTGTGTTTGCTCTGAAGACTCGCACTGTGCGCCCGAGCAAGGCTACTTTTGCCGTCCAGGAAAGGTGCACGACGAGGCGAGGGTTTGCTCCACAAGTGTTAACCCGTGACCTCGCTTCTCAAGATTCTGCGCAACCAACCGCACTAGCGTGAACCGGTGCACTTTATTAGAGCAAATAACGTTTCATATATGTAGTATATTG
This portion of the Triticum dicoccoides isolate Atlit2015 ecotype Zavitan chromosome 7A, WEW_v2.0, whole genome shotgun sequence genome encodes:
- the LOC119328328 gene encoding L-gulonolactone oxidase 2-like, whose amino-acid sequence is MSRGQGRSMGSMLSFLLVAILLHLAGGSPPPEPVVCTDGTSNCTVTNSVGSFPDRVVCRARSVTYPRTEQELVGAVAAAVSAKRKMKVATRYSHSIPKLMCPGGLDGAIISTERLNRTVRIDAKKGLMTVESGMVLRDLVEAAGAAGLSLPNSPYWYGLTIGGLLSTGAHGSSLWGKGSAVHEYVVGLRIVTPAPASKGYAVVRELGADHPDLDAAKVSLGVLGVVSQVTLALQPLFKRSLTFVTRDDSDFADQVAAWGRLHEFGDMAWLPQQRKVLYREDDRVDVSSPGDGLWDSLLGRSIPTRLLVNGRAAEERLQEGSTNDTALCAAGRLQADSLERQAYGFKNDGLNFTGYPVVGYQHRIQASGACINSPEDGLNTSCPWDPRVRGSFSQNTDFSIALSKAPAFVAEMQRLRDLSPDTFCAGIDTRFGVLIRYVKASSAYLGKPEDSVDFDIVSYRSRTDGMPRAHADVVDEIEQMALHKYGGLPHWGKNRNFAFDGAIAKYPKADEFLRVKDRYDPDGLFSSEWSDQVLGINGSPNIVKEGCGVEGLCVCSEDSHCAPEQGYFCRPGKVHDEARVCSTSVNP